In Peromyscus leucopus breed LL Stock chromosome 16_21, UCI_PerLeu_2.1, whole genome shotgun sequence, a single genomic region encodes these proteins:
- the C16_21H6orf132 gene encoding uncharacterized protein C6orf132 homolog — protein MKKNQTMQGTFSKLFGKKHANPATTSLYATNPPWIFTQEAQEEGTRDFDGIYYGDSRFDTVSESGTATLKARPRVRPLLTFLPLNAQENHGLAVPTPSVPEDFAGKEVGGTSSLVNGNLRLYSSVGDLRPVHYDLDSSIPPPPPGPAPGPPQDTSQPPGESPPPPPPSVPPPPPPLLAEPPPPPSTAPPPPPVLDTLSPSAALSPPSTPTPPDFIPPAPPSAFLSPPPPSLPAPGPPTPVSPHATGTRIIKWKSEVALNGRQPEDPRTSPPKSPAELKGSHLGPSPESHLTFPRSFKVPPPTPVRTSSIPVQEAPEEEEASQKASAHFPLPPSFNIRPASQVYPDRAPEPEHPREPRLETSGSPRLRQSEPQTNGQAGVPPPAPPLPPAAPPLPPPAPPLPPAAPPLPPPAPSLPPAAPPLPSTEQAAPPSSGLMKTPKSSSPTLHPKSNPPTLEDTDSSEPVDWRDPRQMEKLRSELAAYLCGSRREDRSLGHRPVPPVALKDKESKKGPSLSEEAAPPSLPEKTHPCGPVKSPSSSSSLPEREATSSLPLPPVDYIPQGAPAPPVDYIPQGAPAPPVDYIPQGAPAPPVDYIPQGSPAPSVRQIRNELEARFASSAEKEAKPGRASLPPKPRLEGGRIFENGTVSGRLQKPVTKNPPQLAATPLPATPLQSKIPPGPAAPPKATPGPATPFKPAPGQATLPKTTPGPALPLKPTPEQTTSPKDPPGQATAPKDPPGQATPPKDPPGQATPPKDTPELSVTSSQLIAKKDLVPVRQREKPESQENGVATQLSTNGALSPPALPPKMSTGGEEVPFLYRTHRSQNSHSRGVAVVIPTRARGEATGSGGQADEKEPESHPAKPLTPVQPDDQLLRHPVTGEVVERGSPMALLLAARQRAQKTRPGGPAMGLGRSSLPGSLRDHSNQTETSSDSIFYRGSRPNSFLVVPKVPSETEGSHLTSARPAGPGQWKPQQGRDTQGPEPTHRHGWTKAESPTAVARERPAPSGLPPSRALPKSFSSPPSPSYKREEEEEEFSFDIIPPPPEFSNDPEPPAAPGLQHQGRRGSPPRSHFSDLGQPLDAGPGAHPARGFSRFPGGAQYPGLGGLDRFSGSGRSLIKKRLYVGEPHRNPGTPRGATGRSLSSPNCFGPQPGGPEMRRVNSAGRGAPGGLHARRLSLEGARGAAEVKYKAPGGGAGGGGGKAGDYGFVPAKGSRSPHGTTHYGSPINTFTVRPGTRHPISYAYPGTHRKATS, from the exons ATGGCATCTATTATGGAGACAGTAGATTCGACACTGTGAGCGAATCCGGAACAGCCACGCTGAAAGCCCGGCCCAGAGTCCGGCCCCTGCTGACCTTCCTTCCCCTG AACGCCCAGGAGAACCACGGGCTGGCTGTGCCCACACCCTCGGTCCCAGAGGACTTCGCAGGCAAAGAAGTAGGAG GTACCAGCTCACTGGTGAACGGCAACCTCCGGCTGTACAGCTCTGTGGGCGACCTGAGGCCTGTACACTATGACCTCGACTCGtccatccccccacctcccccaggccCAGCCCCAGGGCCACCCCAGGACACTTCGCAGCCTCCAGGGGAgtcccctccaccaccacctccgtctgtccctcctcctccccctcccctgctggcggagcccccacccccacccagcacggccccacccccacccccagtactgGACACTTTATCTCCCTCGGCTGCCCTCTCCCCGCCATCGACACCTACCCCTCCAGACTTCATCCCCCCCGCCCCACCCTCAGCTTTCCTGAGCCCCCCTCCGCCTTCTTTGCCAGCCCCAGGACCCCCAACTCCAGTCTCCCCTCATGCAACTGGAACACGGATTATCAAGTGGAAATCAGAAGTAGCACTCAATGGCAGGCAGCCAGAAGACCCCAGGACCAGCCCCCCCAAAAGCCCCGCTGAACTGAAGGGGAGCCACCTAGGGCCCAGCCCCGAATCCCACCTCACCTTCCCCAGGTCATTCAAGGTGCCTCCCCCAACTCCAGTCAGGACCTCGTCTATCCCGGTTCAGGAAGcaccagaagaggaggaagccagccAGAAGGCCTCGGCACACTTCCCCCTGCCTCCCAGCTTCAACATCCGCCCTGCATCTCAAGTTTATCCAGACAGGGCCCCAGAGCCAGAGCATCCCAGAGAGCCCAGGCTTGAGACATCAGGCAGCCCCAGGCTCAGGCAGTCTGAACCCCAGACAAATGGACAAGCTGGAGTTccacctccagcccctcccctgcccccagctgctcccccactccctccacctgcccctcccctgcccccagctgctcccccactccctccaccAGCACCCTCTCTTCCCCCAGCTGCTCCCCCTTTGCCTTCTACTGAGCAGGCAGCCCCCCCATCTTCTGGACTTATGAAGACCCCCAAATCCAGCTCACCTACTCTCCACCCCAAATCCAACCCCCCCACTCTGGAGGACACAGACTCATCAGAACCAGTGGACTGGAGAGACCCCCGGCAGATGGAAAAACTTCGAAGTGAGTTGGCAGCCTATCTCTGTGGGTCCAGGAGAGAGGATCGGTCACTCGGCCACAGGCCGGTCCCTCCAGTGGCCTTGAAGGACAAGGAGAGCAAGAAGGGGCCCAGCCTATCAGAGGAGGCGGCTCCTCCGAGCCTGCCCGAGAAGACACACCCATGTGGTCCTGTGAAGAGcccctccagcagcagcagcctgccaGAGAGAGAAGCCACCAGCAGCCTGCCCCTACCCCCTGTGGACTACATCCCCCAGGGTGCCCCAGCCCCCCCTGTGGACTACATCCCCCAGGGTGCCCCAGCCCCCCCTGTGGACTACATCCCCCAGGGTGCCCCAGCCCCCCCTGTGGACTACATCCCCCAGGGTAGCCCAGCCCCCAGTGTCAGGCAGATCCGGAACGAGCTGGAGGCCCGCTTTGCCTCCTCCGCGGAGAAAGAGGCCAAGCCCGGCAGAGCATCTCTGCCGCCCAAACCCCGGCTGGAAGGGGGGAGGATCTTTGAAAACGGCACTGTGAGTGGCAGACTCCAAAAGCCTGTCACCAAGAATCCACCCCAGCTGGCGGCCACCCCTCTGCCTGCCACGCCACTCCAGTCCAAGATTCCACCTGGGCCAGCAGCCCCACCCAAGGCCACACCTGGGCCAGCCACACCATTCAAGCCTGCACCCGGGCAGGCCACACTGCCTAAGACCACACCTGGGCCCGCCTTGCCACTCAAGCCTACGCCTGAGCAGACCACATCACCCAAGGACCCACCAGGGCAGGCCACAGCACCCAAGGACCCACCAGGGCAGGCCACACCACCCAAGGACCCACCAGGGCAGGCCACACCACCCAAGGACACACCTGAGCTGTCCGTCACATCATCTCAGCTGATTGCCAAGAAGGACCTTGTCccagtgaggcagagagaaaagccagAATCTCAAGAAAATGGAGTGGCCACCCAACTGTCCACAAATGGAGCGCTCTCACCTCCAGCCCTCCCACCAAAGATGTCCACTGGTGGAGAGGAGGTACCATTTCTCTACAGAACCCATCGCAGCCAGAACAGCCACAGCCGAGGGGTTGCTGTGGTAATTCCCACTCGGGCCAGAGGGGAGGCCACAGGCTCCGGGGGACAAGCGGACGAAAAGGAGCCGGAAAGCCATCCAGCCAAACCTCTTACCCCAGTCCAGCCTGACGACCAACTCCTCAGACACCCGGTGACCGGGGAGGTGGTGGAGCGGGGCTCCCCAATGGCCCTGCTCCTCGCAGCCAGACAGAGGGCACAGAAGACCAGGCCTGGAGGGCCTGCCATGGGACTGGGTCGGTCCTCTCTGCCAGGGAGTCTCCGTGACCATAGCAACCAAACAGAGACCAGCTCTGACAGCATCTTTTACAGAGGTAGCCGGCCCAACTCCTTCCTCGTGGTCCCTAAGGTACCCAGCGAGACAGAGGGCTCCCACCTGACCTCAGCACGGCCCGCTGGACCCGGCCAGTGGAAGCCCCAGCAGGGGCGAGACACACAGGGCCCAGAGCCAACCCATAGGCATGGGTGGACCAAGGCGGAGTCCCCGACCGCTGTGGCCCGGGAAAGACCCGCTCCCTCAGGCTTGCCCCCGAGCCGCGCCCTCCCCAAATCCTTCTCTTCTCCGCCCTCTCCTTCCtacaagagggaagaggaagaagaggagttcAGCTTTGATATCATTCCGCCGCCGCCAGAGTTCAGCAATGACCCTGAGCCCCCCGCCGCCCCCGGGCTGCAGCATCAGGGCCGTCGCGGGTCCCCACCCAGGAGCCACTTCTCGGACCTGGGGCAGCCCCTGGACGCGGGCCCCGGGGCCCATCCGGCTCGCGGCTTCTCGCGCTTTCCCGGCGGCGCCCAGTACCCCGGGCTCGGGGGCCTGGATCGCTTCTCCGGCAGCGGACGCTCGCTCATCAAGAAACGCCTGTACGTCGGGGAGCCCCACCGCAACCCCGGGACGCCCCGCGGCGCCACTGGCCGCAGCCTGAGCTCCCCTAACTGCTTCGGGCCGCAGCCCGGAGGCCCCGAGATGCGACGGGTCAACTCGGCGGGCCGCGGGGCCCCCGGAGGCCTGCACGCGCGGAGGCTGTCGCTGGAGGGCGCCCGAGGCGCCGCCGAGGTCAAGTACAAGGCGCCCGGCGGCGGAgccggtggcggcggcggcaaaGCCGGCGACTATGGCTTCGTCCCAGCCAAAGGCAGCAG GTCTCCCCACGGCACCACCCACTACGGAAGTCCCATCAATACGTTCACCGTGAGGCCAGGGACGCGCCATCCCATCTCCTACGCCTACCCTGGAACCCATCGGAAAGCCACCTCCTGA